In Anopheles ziemanni chromosome X, idAnoZiCoDA_A2_x.2, whole genome shotgun sequence, the genomic window AGGGCAAAGTTTCTATACCGATTTTTGTAAAAACGAAACCataaaaaacagaaagaagttTACATCAACAAACTAAAAGTAGTGGAAactaaaaatgaatgaatggagGATTATGAAATTCTCAATTGATGTGTTGTGTTGACAAATTAggaagaaacatttttacatACACCAACGTTTAGATTTGCCAGTTTTAatagcaaagcaaacaaaccattTAGGTAGTATTTTGAGTATATATGAGGTGCAATTAATCGTTCAGATGATACGACTTCGAATCGGAAGCTAGTAGTTCTTCCAATAAAACAAAGCGATAGAAAATAATTACACAACCCACGAATAAATGCCCCCACCCACCCATAGCATTCCCCTTCCGTTCAACTGCTGCCTCCAAAGCCTGCCAATCCTTTCTTTTACATTCACAAAACAATCCGGACGCGAGCCAACTCTTTCGgctggaggttttttttcactttcaagcATCCTTCTCTAAACCTTTCGGCTGCGTGTATGAATGAGTGTGTGTTGGTTATATTGGGGTTGCTAATCCTCCCCATTTCGATTCATCAGGAATGTTACGTGTACAAGTGGCAAAGTGGAGTGTTTCGCTGAGGGGATTTGATTGTGATTTGTATTCGGTGTTTACATGTGTGCGGTGGTTGTGCAGACGAATCGGGGCACGGGCGTGTGTAGAAGGATGGAGAGAAAAACAGGGCACACACTCAAACAGTTgcacgttagagagaatgttGGAAAGATTATTCGCCCCCCGAGAGATGGGGGGTAGGGGTGCCGGATGGTGAAACGAAAGGTGAGTGGCAGGGTAAAGCGCGTGAACGAGCGCGGAAGAAGGGAAGGGGAAGCGATACATACACTGCTGCGCCCAACTACCTGTTTCCGTATCGCCTCCTCGACCTCCTCGTGCAGGCGCTTCGTCTCCGAGTCCTTGAGCGACACCTCCTCCtggatcttctgcatctcgaGCTGCTTGATGCGGATCTCCTCCTCGAGCTTGGCCCGCTCGGTCGCCTCCATGTTCTTCGTCTCTTCCAGGCGCTGCATCATTTCGTGCAGCTCGTTCTGGCGCTGCTCGAGCTCCTCCTTGGCCGCCTGCACCTGGTTGAGCTGCTCCTGCAGCCGGCGAATCGTGTCCTGCGCCTCGCTCAGGTTCGCCTGCTTGCGCTCCATCTCCTCCTGCATCGACCGCAGCCGGTCCTCGTACTCCTGCTGCTTCTTCTCGGCCCGCTCGCGCGCCGCCAACGCCAGCTGCAGCTTCTCGCGTTCCTGCTGCTTGGCGTTCTTCTCGTCGCGCGCCTGCGCCTTCATCTGCTGCACGTCGATCGTGTCTGGCTTGCGGCGGCGCATGTACAGCTCGTGGTTGCCCATGCACAGCGCCAGGATGCGCTTGTTGATGCGAACGCGCGGTGCGAAGAACACAAAGTCCGGCGCCTTCTTGTCGATGGGCTGCAAACAAGAGAACCAACATTCATTAATACAAGGCCGGGGAAGAGGTGTCGGAGGATGCACCCACCTTGATGATGAACTTGCGATCGTTGAACGAGATGTTGCGGATCTCCGACCATGGGAAGCCGATCTTCGGTGTCAGCCGGTCCTCCTTCTCGTAGATGTTCAGGCCGAGAGCGTCAACGCCGAGCCACAGCTCCGTGCCCTTCTTGTTGCGGATCTCGAAGTAGTTCACACCGTACATCTCCAGGTCCTGGGCGATCTTGAGGTACTCCATCATGGCGTCCTCGCGCAGCAGCCCGCGATGCTCCTGCCACCAGGTCGTGATCGAGTTCTCCCACTCGTCCTTGGACATTTTGTGCTGGTCGATGACACTACAGTACACACagatgtgtatgtgcgtgtgtgttagAAGGATTACAGTGGAAGAGACAAAACAACAATCGCATCTTACCGTTGCGGTAGCAGCCGATCCTTAGCGAGGAAGCCGGGAATATGGGTGCCCTTGTTGTAGTCGCCATGGCGCGCCTGGACCGCGTACGACGCGAGCAGCACCGACGTTTCCGGCGGACAGTAGATCTCGTCTGAGAGGATGGCGTTCTTCACCTGCAGGTAGAACAAGCGCAGCGTGATGTCCTGGATCAGCTCCTCGGCCACGTCCTCTGGGTAGAATTTGGCACGAAACTTAAACAGCAGCGGATCGCCCTTCTGCACGTCCTGGCTCATGACCTGGGGCGGAACGAAGAAACATTGGTCAGTCAGAGAGGAACGAAAGGTGGCATTTTCTTCGCTTGTAACTCCAATGTTTTGGTTTACTTTTTCAGTGTATTAAAGCTAAAATTTAACCAGTGTACTTCATATGCATTGTAGCTCCCCACATTCGTTTTACCCATTTGGAGAACGGTGTCGATCCTGTCTGTGCTCGCGATGTGTGTGCAAACACACATGCCATACAGAGAGCACACCAACATTCAACGTGTCAACGGATTCAAACGACGATGATGAGGTGATGAGGAAAAACATGCAGCATGCGTAAAGTAAGAGTAttgtaaaaacagaaaacagaaaattagTGCCTAGTGAAAGAACGACTACCGATTTGGGGGGGCGAAGAATTTGTCCTTCAAGTAGCTGCCCCGCAGCTGGATGATGAGGTTTGTGGTCCGGTACAAAAAGATCTTATGGTGCTAATTTGTTCGCAAAATTAGCGTCTCCTCTCACGGACAGTTGGAGGACGGCGATTCGTTCCGCGATGACGACAAAAAAGAGTCCACTACGAATTATGATTGCTTGCGATGGcggtttcggttgtttttcttagccTTTTCTATCTTCAGGAAGAGTTCCATCGTGACGAGCGTTATCCATCCAGGTTGATGTTTGACGATATCTGTCCGGAAATTCCACACACGGAGTGACTCAAGTGCACTCTCTTCCGTGTACGAACGGCATAGACGCTCGCGATGTTAGAAGTCTTGGAAGCGCGTGGACGCAACTACCAGAAGACTTCTCCATCAGTGGCACCCACTTGGAGCGGCGCTATCAGCAAGCTATCAACGAATGCGTAGGCTTGATCCGTGAATGAAATGTGCGAACCTTGGACCTGCAATCTGCCTCTCCGGTGGCTGGAGGTGAGGTAAACCTCAAATGACCCGTCGACGTCTCCGTCATCCATGCCGCCTTATCTTAGACgtctctttttttccttcttcttcattGGTACTATACTGAAGGGCAATGACCAGATACCAACTTAACGTGTTTCAATAGATTAGGAGTATCGCAAAAAGTTAGAGGCGTTAGGACTTCCTAACTAACCTCAACCGTCCATGATCAGACATAGTAATATCTGGAGACCTAAACCGTATCTGCCGAGAGCGGCACAGAGTACCTCCACAGTGCTCCGTCTTCGTAGATGGTTGGATCTATGATTGCTCTTTAATTACCGTTGTATCATTCGCCATTCCACCCCACCGTCCCGcagttctctctctctctctttgccTATCTGCATGTACGGtgtatgattttttatttctcttctgCCATTTAGTACATGTTCCCGCAAACTCTGTCCAGTCGCCGGTgatcgtggtggtggtttgcGTCATATCTCTCGAAGAAACGTTAAATAAGTAGGAAGGAAAGCACAAACCGGAATATAACTCAAGACTGCAGATAAATTGCTGCTACCACCCCGGTTGTTGTAGGGGGCTGGCTGGGAGATCCCCTAGCGGGTGGTAGGTGTTTCTTCTAACGCTTCATTACATTGCCGCACAGCCAGCCTATTTCCGGTCCGAACAGGTTTCGTTCCACTCCAACGTTACGCCCCTACTCCAACTTCGATTCCGGTGCATCCGGGCTCCGAATGCTGCAGGTGTCACCCGCTTCGTACATCGAGAATTTTGGCTAGATCTTGCCTACCGGTTTCCCTTTAACCGGTAGGTTGCAGCTATATTGGACTGATGACGTGGGATGTCTCCTCCTCGTGAGAACCTTTGATCTATGAGGTAATGCTGCTTCAACCTGACGTCTGGTGTTGGTGG contains:
- the LOC131290615 gene encoding moesin/ezrin/radixin homolog 1 isoform X2, coding for MPKSMNVRVTTMDAELEFAIQQGTTGKQLFDQVVKTIGLREVWFFGLQYTDSKGDNTWIKLYKKVMSQDVQKGDPLLFKFRAKFYPEDVAEELIQDITLRLFYLQVKNAILSDEIYCPPETSVLLASYAVQARHGDYNKGTHIPGFLAKDRLLPQRVIDQHKMSKDEWENSITTWWQEHRGLLREDAMMEYLKIAQDLEMYGVNYFEIRNKKGTELWLGVDALGLNIYEKEDRLTPKIGFPWSEIRNISFNDRKFIIKPIDKKAPDFVFFAPRVRINKRILALCMGNHELYMRRRKPDTIDVQQMKAQARDEKNAKQQEREKLQLALAARERAEKKQQEYEDRLRSMQEEMERKQANLSEAQDTIRRLQEQLNQVQAAKEELEQRQNELHEMMQRLEETKNMEATERAKLEEEIRIKQLEMQKIQEEVSLKDSETKRLHEEVEEAIRKQNEAAAALQAATTTPKHHHVEEEEEENEEELINGENGTQDFSKDFDTDEHIKDPVEERRTLAERNERLQDQLKALKQDLALSRDDTMETANDKIHRENVRQGRDKYKTLREIRKGNTKRRVDQFENM
- the LOC131290615 gene encoding moesin/ezrin/radixin homolog 1 isoform X1, translating into MVASSKMMNVRVTTMDAELEFAIQQGTTGKQLFDQVVKTIGLREVWFFGLQYTDSKGDNTWIKLYKKVMSQDVQKGDPLLFKFRAKFYPEDVAEELIQDITLRLFYLQVKNAILSDEIYCPPETSVLLASYAVQARHGDYNKGTHIPGFLAKDRLLPQRVIDQHKMSKDEWENSITTWWQEHRGLLREDAMMEYLKIAQDLEMYGVNYFEIRNKKGTELWLGVDALGLNIYEKEDRLTPKIGFPWSEIRNISFNDRKFIIKPIDKKAPDFVFFAPRVRINKRILALCMGNHELYMRRRKPDTIDVQQMKAQARDEKNAKQQEREKLQLALAARERAEKKQQEYEDRLRSMQEEMERKQANLSEAQDTIRRLQEQLNQVQAAKEELEQRQNELHEMMQRLEETKNMEATERAKLEEEIRIKQLEMQKIQEEVSLKDSETKRLHEEVEEAIRKQNEAAAALQAATTTPKHHHVEEEEEENEEELINGENGTQDFSKDFDTDEHIKDPVEERRTLAERNERLQDQLKALKQDLALSRDDTMETANDKIHRENVRQGRDKYKTLREIRKGNTKRRVDQFENM